In Tachysurus fulvidraco isolate hzauxx_2018 chromosome 9, HZAU_PFXX_2.0, whole genome shotgun sequence, the sequence ATTTCCATTTTTGATGCAGTTATAAGTATTACTTATATCTTACCATTCcctgaaacaaagcaaaactatGGCAAAGAGCTGGCACAGCAGGCAAAAGCAtctcaaaaaaaagaagaaaaaaaactatgaatatttaaaaccaAACGGTAATTAATGCATGGTCGTCACACAGCACTGTATTTTCCCCCCgccttcttttttcttaataGCAAAAAACACATAAGTCCGTTTATCCGTTGTAGCTCAATAATTCGTGTCTTTCCGTGCTTTATATTCTCTGGATCTTGTCGGCCACCACCACTGGGTTTTCTTTTCGGATTTTGGCGGCCGCCTCGGCTTTATAGTCGTACGTGCAGTTGTGCTTGTCTGAGTAGCGGTGGATGCCACAGAAGAGCTGACCGCACCTGCAGTCGAAACCTGTGACACACATGCACGGACATCTCGTTATTCAAAAAGATATAAAAGCTTAGAACAGGAAAACGGTGTAGAAAACATCTGAGAAAACATATCTTGACATTTAAAGATTGAATTGAGACTGGTTTGAACATCATCatctcttaaataaaaatagccaAACTTCACTGTTTTCATCCAGTCAGACAGATTTAGTgagtttgtttagattttttgttaatcaaaatgttttattaatattccaCTGGAATTCACAAGAGTGTCTTCAAAGTGAATATAATACCTTTTTTATGCAACAAATCAAGCAACATCAAAATTAAGCATATGCCTCATTTGTATAATTAAAAGACAAATATCCAAATAAAGGtaatttttttggaaaaatctgagtttttttaaaataaataaatagatagatagataaataaataaatgaaataacttAGCTAGATACACATTTTCTTATGTTGTCTCTTGCCTTAAATGCTACCGCATTACCCATGATTCCTTAGGGCACGCTAACCTGTGAGTCCGAGCCTCTTGCGGCAAGTGAAGCAGCGGTTCTTTTTGGGTTTGTCCGAGTCTGGACTCTTAGCCACATCGCTGAGAGGTGAGCAGGAGGAAGTTGGCTGGCTAATGACTGTGGGAAAGGGAAGTCCACAAACATGATTATAAACAGGTTTCCCTTCAGCTTATGCACATCAAGAAAAGCTGTTAcagaaataatcaacaatgacaATCTGTTTAAACCAGTAACACAGAAATTATTGTTCTTAAGCATAGTAAACAGAGCATTCAAGCATTCACAGTATAGGATGGAAACCTAGATGACAAAAAAGAAGTGTCTACTGATGTGAACCATTGCAACAAAGGGTTAGAAAGGTATCTAAAGGAGTGTAGATATTCATCTGTCCAGTGTTAGAAAAGCTAGACATCCAAAAACCTGGAGTTAAAGACCTGAAAAATCATTGAAACTGGGTAACATTACAGTTCATGAGTCTATGACACAAAAAAATGCCATGTGCCTTAAGTTTGCAGAGATTGCTTTGACACTCCGGAACTACTGAGAAAATACTGAGGTATTTGGAAAGAAAACACAGCATTTAAAAAGGGCACCACAtacaatgacatcatcatcccAGTAGTTAAGTATCAAAATTTGAGGCATCTTGTTGCCATCATTGAGGGAAAAATTTTATTGTCTTTCCCAAATATCCTACAGGATATTATCAGTGCGTCTGTGTGGCAGCTGAAGATCACTAGAATCATGGCTGATGGAAATCCACTGGCTGCCAAAAAAAGACCATTAGCCTTTTGTCCTGAACTCCAGTGTTATGTTGTGGATGACTAtaaggagagagaagaagaagaaagaaaaaaaaaaacataccaaGAGTTTGGAATGAGATTTGGGACGAGGCTACAATTTCACAGGTATGTGCCTGAAAGGCACACCACAGCAGGAACCAAATATACAGGAAGGAGGGGTGGAGACAgaagggaggagggagagagagagagagagagagagagaaagaaagagagggaacaAAAAAAGGGAAGTATTTTGGACCTCTGGAACCTACAGTTAAATGTTAAATCTTCTTTAACGGTTGCAAATAAAGTTTTCTGTAACAGTGCAGagaacacatacactcactttTACTACAGCAATATAAAAGAGCTGAAGAAAAGTGATGTGAATGTTTGTAAGTACTTTTGCTTCACTTGATATTTTTTCAATATGTTGCCaattttctctttattatctAAACAGTGTAAATGCTAGCGAGCTTAATGGGAGGGCTGAGGGTTAAGACATGCTTCCTCTAAcaatttttatttgcattgaCTCTTTATACAAAAGATGGTGTTATGATGCTGGGTGAAGACTCAGGAGCCTaaatgagaaagacagagacaagataaacaaaatgaaaataaaagcatgagAGGAACGTGACCCAGGATACAGTTGAACATTCTTGGAGGAGAACACTAAAACAAACAGGCTCTCTTGATTGGCTGGTCACAAACTAAGAGGCATGAGGACTAGTCATTTCCCACTGGCTACAACAGTGTCAATAACCAAACTTCGTTTGTTGTTTAAGCGCTAAATAAAGACAATACCTGCTTCCGCAATGTGCGGTGTAGGAGACGGGCTTTTCTCCTCTCTGGAAATGCTCATCTCCGTCATCTGTTGTGTGACAGGCAGGGAGGCTGCGGCCAACATGCCTCTGAGGAAACAGCACAGTATTTTCCGCTGACtttgatacacacacaaccacatgcACAGCTGCTGGCAAAGACCCAAAGCACCTGACCATTACAAGAGGCTTTTCTCAGTCAGAGGCCTCAATGAACACAATGTGCACACAGGCACCCATGTGTAGAAGGTAGTTTTCTATTGGTGTGATTTTCTTAAGATTTATTCTTTACACTGTTATTATAGTTACGCCTATTTTCATTACCAAGAGATGGGTTTCTTTAGACGGAAAATCAAAATGTGGCACAGAGCCATAGTGACATCATATTTTATCTAAAGCAGGACTCTACAGGTAGAAAGACTATTTTTTAGAAATGTCAATCATTTTCAGATTATTTATTGGGATATATTGCGTCTCTGAAATACCTTTTCTTAAACtgtagcattaaaaaaattctaacttCAACACTGTTTCTGTCTACTTATAAATGTGAAAGACAGACGGACCAAGtacaaattaaaagaaagaaatttttaggagcagaaaataaagaaactgcAGACAGGCTGATACGGACAAATGGGCATCTTTTGTACAGAGAAACTCACTCTGACGCTGATTCTGCGCACGTCGCCTCCGCTTTGTTTAGGCTTCCATCTAGTCTCTGCATGGCCGCCATCTCAGATGAAGGGCTGCCTGCTGCTCCAGGAAGGAAAGTACATGACTGATTAACTGCAAACAGCAGCACTACTGTAAAACTTCTGTacgttttaatttaattcaatcgGCCTGAGGGACTTTAAACATAAACGTCTTCCACTATGCAAACACACCAGAAAAGGCATGTGAAGGACAGAAGCAGTCTAGcctcttccacatacaggaCAGACATGTGTGATTCGCTAGcatcactgtgattgacagtgtAGGGACAGAGCAGGTCATCCTGCCTACCAATTTTACTCCTTAGACTCTCTTTGTGATAGTCAGAAGCACCaggtcattttctttttataatattgCTGTGTGACTTACCCAGAGGGCTCACCGGGCTGCGATCGCTGCTCTGCTGTCGACTCAGGTTCTCCTTGTAGCACACAGAGCACATGCCATTATTCCTAGGGTTGCCGTAGAAACCACAACCCATGGTGCACAGGATAGGAACCGGGCTCTGATTGGTCTCCTGGGCCATTGCTGTAGGAAAGATCATTTTtgtgggagagagaaagagagatgataTCTCTCATGTAGCTTATGGCAAACttgtaattaatatataaataaaataaaaatcactaaTATGATATCAATATGGAATAAACTGGAAACATTCATAGTGTTTCAATAATCTGGTTTAAATTGATTTACATAATTTGtggcatttctttttcttttagaaatttagtgtaaaatatgtgcaattTAAAACCTTTGTTAAGACATGGATTGGTGACTATGCTGATTCTGTCTAGCTTCATTTCTTTTGGTAACAATTAATTCAAGATAGACTGCTTACTCCAACCATTTGCATGATGTTTCCCTGCGGTGACTAAGATCTCTCAAATCACTATGTTCCTGTAAACATGTTTGTAATTAGCGCACATTTGTTTTACTTTGACCAAGCTGGACACCACATCCTTCAACCTGCAGTTTACAATCTAGATCCTGTACCTGCCTAATAAAATAAGTGAGTTAACCACAAAAGCTGCGGTGATGTACTTTGATATCTACAAAGTTTCTAAAAAGTAACTGGCTGAATTACAGCTATCATTAGTGTTAGaacttctgtccaatcagactCCAGGATTTAACTGCAGTGGAATAATATTCCCTATTCTGATGAAACACAGAAAATCtaccttttttaaattatgaaaatgataatgacaaaaaaaatgaacatgcaACATCTGTTTGTTAATTACCAACAAATTGTGACTTCATCTGGTGTTTTTCTGTGCATGCACTAGCTCTCTTCTGAAAACAACTGGGAACCCTGGATCTTGTATAGTGTGTTAGATTTGGGGACTTTTTAGggaccccccaccccccctgcCATACTACATGAGTGATGAccaatcaccactgttccccatgaccaatcacagatcaccactgttccccaTGACCAATCGcagatcaccactgttccccaTGACCAATCGcagatcaccactgttccccatgaccaatcacagatcaccactgttccccatgaccaatcacagatcaccactgttccccaTGACCAATCAACAACCACTGATTTTCCTAACCCACATTTTTGCTTTGAACTCTTGGAGATATCAAGTACTACAAGTGAGTAACTGTTTCCGTCATGACTATTTTTTTGGCTACATtcttaatacagtatattgtttttGTACATGCACAAACATTTGGTCTGTGATGCCCTGACCAAAGAGGACTAATTtttataaagacaaaaaaacaaaaaaaaactataatctAACAGTTCCCATTCTGATAAACGGCTCTCTTTTTTTGTAGTGAAAGACACACAACCTTCTTCGTGTGCCATAATTTGTAATTTGATACGCCAAAGATCATGATGAATAAGTAGTATACAAATTGGGGTGTGACGTCATCCAGCTAGTTTCTGGGCATGCGTTAGCTACTTTTCTCTAGAACAATGTTTGGAACAGTGGAGTCGCATATCGTGACTATTGTGATGTCACTTTTTTTGGTCGTCTCGCCCACACTTAACATGAAATGGTGCCTGTAGTAGGCGATAAGCGGCACTCAATTCCACCCAAGTTTCACAGCCGAGGTAATACGAATCGTGTGAAAGTATACAGTGAAATTATCTGCTGCTGCTAGGTTTTTAAAAAGATACGTCTCGCGCACGGCAACGGTCCacgaataaaaaaaagcaagataTAGCTCCTGTCTGAACGATAAATAATCCGAAAGATGACAcgatttatattaatattttatatatcataCAGATATATTATACCCTTCAGATGCCAGTTATTGGGTGAATAAATCCCCAAAAGCTTTAGCTTAACTGTGACAGGACAAAACTAGAATAAAGAGAAGCGCTAATGCTACGTGCTAATGTTTGTGGTTTGTTCAGCTAACTGAAACACCAGCCAGGTTTGCTTAGCAACTCGGTAAGGAGATACCTCATACCTAATTTTTACAAAcgggaacaaaaaaaatcagaactccgtatatattaataattaaaaatagttTAGGGGTTAGTTTGTAGTGCTGACTGGCCTGGTTATTCATCTCAACTCACACAagtatttgtttctttgttacAGTAGCACTTCCTTTTCACTTCAGTCAGTTCGCTAGTTGACTAACACGAAAACTGTTTTGTTCGGGTTGGTTAAAGCTAAGTGTTTCTCAACATATGTTATACTAAAACCaaactgtctttttttctgtcccCAAAAATCTAACAAAGCAGCTAGCATTTAGCCATGTAGCTAACTAATCGAACAAAACAATAGACGATAAGAGGATTAGTTGGTTAGCAGACTAGCTATTCACCACCTCGATAACGAAAGACGAATTCTCAGTAAGCGTAGGATTTATAGACTATACACGGATTAAAGAGCACATTTTGAGGACAATCCAATGTCAACACGTCTCAATCTACGAGGGAAGTTAGCCAGGGTTTCATGTCCTGTGTTTTTGCCCAGACAAGTCATGTCCAATTATTTATAATGGTGGTGCTGACTAGTTGACTTTTGTCTCTACAGGGTCCACCCGTCGAAAAACACCTTATATATTCAcatataaacattaaacacacctTCGTGTGTGTGATCATCTCTCTCTAAAGGTCTTTCGTTTTTAATACACGTCAGCAAACCGTCGTTAATCGAGCTTTTCCTGTCgagaataatatatttaaaatagacACAGGACCACATCACACTTACCTATAGGTCGGTTCTCAACTTATAATCGATGTCGATTGTAGAATCAAGGTAGAGATTTTATAAATTTAGCGAGCTCtgctcctgttttttttgttttttgttttttttttttctcactccgATGGCTTTGTGACGAGGACGGCGATAAATTTACTCCCGGAGTCTCTTGTCCTTTCCCGATCTTTTCTTTCACGCTGTTTGTTTCCTTCTTTAGTAAAGTGGGCGGGACTAACACGTCACCTCGACGTTTTGGCTCGCTATTGGTTACGCGATGTGTCCAGGAGGCGGAACGGAAATGTCAATTAAAGAAATAGATACGTTTACGACATATGTACTGATGACTAAACCCGAGCTCAGTGTGTGCGATTTTAGCCACGACTTAGTCGTCTGAGACAAAATCCTTAAATTTTTTAGAATCTTAGGGTAAAATATATAGTCTTTGATTGCTGGATTGACATGGTCACTGACAGCAAAATGATGCGTTCAGATTTTTCCTCCGATTAAGTGCTGGCAGTGTCAGAAGGTTTCAGACACTTACCTGCAGTAAGACAGACATCTACCACGAGCGTCAAAAACAAGAGGCAGTAGGAGCGTCAAACCGGACGACGCAATCAGCGCGACAAATTCAAACCACCTCATGGAAGATGTCGAAACGAGTCAGCAGGAAGAAAACTAAAAACGTTACAGTTGGTTTTCCTTTGCTGCTACCTGCCATTTTAGAGATAATGCGGGTCTGAACGTGTCACGGATTGATGACTTAAAACCACGGACAAATCTTCTTGTGTGCATCCGATTTTGACGTCTTGTCCTACAGTGTGACACGATGATAactgagatcctacagtgtgacACGATGATAactgagatcctacagtgtgtCACGATGAcactgagatcctacagtgtgacatgATGACAACTGAGATCCTACAGTATGACATGATGAcactgagatcctacagtgtgacACGATGAcactgagatcctacagtgtgacACGATGAcactgagatcctacagtgtgacatgATGACAGatgagatttacatttacatttatagcatttggcagacgcccttatccagagcgatgtacataagtgcttaaatctctaacattgaatacattaatgctggctcactaggttacatacttaagataccatgagtttaaaacatttgttcaaaggtAATGCAaaagtgtcaggttttttttgtttttttgtttttttaaatgcaaaagatgaggaaagaagtgctagttgaagtgtttcctgaataagtaggtcttcaaccgccgcttgaaaatagccagtgactcagctgtccggacctctaggggaagttcattccaccaccttggtgccagaacagagaagagtcttgtagtatacttgcctcttaccctgagagatggtggaaccagtcgagcagtgctggtagatcggaggttgcagggtgcagtgcgaggaatgatgagggctttgaggtaagagggagctggtccatttttagctttgtaggccagcatcagtcatgagatcctacagtgtgCCATGATGACAGatgagatcctacagtgtgacatgATGACACTGAGATCCTACAGTCTGACATGATGAcactgagatcctacagtgtgacggctgaggaagtttggaatgagccccagcatcctcagaacattctacacctgcactatagctCTACTAAGCATtctgacgggctgcatcactgcctggtttggaaacagcaccgctggcaaaTGTAAAACTCTGAACAGGGTCATTCGAACTGCCAGCTACATCGtcggaggtgagcttccctccctccaggacatctacaccaGGCGGCATATAATCAAAGCCCGGAGGATCAtcaatgactccagccacctgtcccacagactgctccctctgcttccctcaggaagacgtctccgcagcatccgatcccgaaCTAGCCGACTGAgtgatagctttttccctcaggctatcagactaattaacagtcataactaatacaccctacagcatactttcacaatatggtatgacacacactgcacttaacTTCAAAAGTTCAACactgttgcaccttaacatatatatatatatatatatacacacacacacacacacacacacacacacatatatatatatatatatatatatatataagtacatattgcatatattgTATAGTGCTACTGTACGTATGTCtattaatacagtgtgtgcactGACTATGTAgtagcatattgcacattttcacctgttaATATCACCTGTATGttgtttctgcaatttctggatatgctgtggtgatgtgacaataaaagtaacttgacttgacttacaACAGTGGCAatgtagaaaaacaaaaacgataATATACTTATTACCCTAAAATCAtcatcctttttatttatttctgtttgtgaGCCCATTTTCCACAGGAGCCCAGATCACAGTGATTGATGACAAAGCAGAACaaagtaattttatttaatcacttAAGGATATCATTTAAGGATCTTCATCCTATAATATATTCTGATGGAGTGTATCATAACacagtttaaatatttacacaatgaaatattttatccGGCCAATATTTTATTGGGATCATATCATATACTGTGGCaagtaatcattttaaaagcttGCTGACTTTAAATGACCTAAAAAGATTTTGTGCAGTCAGATTCTTTGAAATGTAGACAAAAGGCATACATGTTGACTCTTAAAGTCTCAATATTTTTTGCATCATCATTCTACACATGACAATATAATAGATTGAACTTGACACAGAATGTGGTTTCCCATCTAATGATCGATTTGCCATTAACCAGCTGTTTTGTCCTACAATCAGAAAATAATGGGAAGGTTTGAAGCTGTGAGGGTTGGGGAAATCAGGGGATTGTTCAGGGTGAATAGCTACAATATTCACCCTGAAAAATCCCCTGATATTTCCACCCCTCACAGTTTCAGCTTCACCAGAGCAGTGCTATAAACTGTCTTTCACTTTTGGCTCACTTTTCTTGTTCACTAAAGCACATACGTATACCAAATAACAGTATAATATATTATCATTTACAGAGAGTAATGTTTTTGCCACATTCACATCAACATTAAATACTCATTTTACAATGTGAATACAAAAAGCAAACCCAGGAAAACAAAGCATAAAATTGATCAGGATGAGACCTCAGAGGAGATAAGGACATTCCCAGAAATGTCTGTGGGAAAGAGTATGATGTCTTTATCCTCCTTTTTCTgtcataataaaatgttttcacaatatttttttattttttttgctgaccTTTATAAAACAGTGGGGAAAAAGGCTGAAAAGTCACAGTGGTGGTATCAGGTAGATCGGGAGACATATCTGAAAAATGTCTGTGTTCTGAAATGAGGAAGCTGTTGGCTGTTCATGCCAAACAAAACCCTTTCTTGAGATGTAATCAGTAATGAGCAAATCATCAGCACATTCTTTAAGAGAGACTGAAgtgtttaaattgtaaaaaatcCACCATTGCATTACATTCTCTTATGGCCTCGTATGGCAATTGTCAAGTcggttttaaaaaatgaaattggatctgtttttttttttttttgcaaattggCTTCATATGATTTCTCTCCTGTTTATATAGCTGCAGTTTTCTTTCTCAGAATTCAAGCTGATCTCTGTTCAGCATCTGGTCTCATCTAGCCTCAGGATGATGTGATTTTTCAACTGTGCTGAGGTAACTGCAGGGCCGTTAGTGTCTTGAACCTACAAGTTCTGTTTACTCTGTAGATTAGTGTTGTATTAACCCTGATACTtctttagattttatatatacacacacacatatatatatatatatatatatatatatatatatatatatatatatatatatatatatatatatatatatatatatagcataacACATCTTTATCAGACTCCTCACAACATATGCATCCACCTCCATAAgacctttttattttcatttgtgtcGCCCTTATGCACTTATGTCTAAAAATGAACATAATCTTCCTGATATAAATGATTTACATGTATTCAAATTCCAAGTCCATGTTTCTCTAATCATTTCACTTTTGCTTTAAAATGTATCCCAGAACATAAGCGTTAAATGGATTGCTTTGGCATTTCTTTGTGTATTGGATTGCTCTTGGGTCATGTAACCTGagagagtgacaaaaaaaatctgcaggTGTTCCAGGgtgagtgtgtttgggtgtttgtttgtaatttgGGCCTGTTTCTGCGATGATCAGTATGTTTATCATTTGTGTGATAATCACTTCTGCCATGGCAACCccttgtttgctttgtttataACAAAGATgagatattaatattaactctctctctctctctctctctctctctctctctctctctctctctctctctctctctctctctatctaatGGCTTCTAAGGTTAACATTGTCTGATGTGTACCTATGtgctttcaaaatgtttttgcaTAAAATTTGTATAACATATTCTTCCTTCATAATTCTGTAATAACAGAATGCTATGACCTACGTCTTGGTCAAAAGTGAATATACTGTGTTTATAAAACAGGTTGATACAGTAGAAGGCCTTGCACAAGGAGAAGAGATGGGGTTGACTAGCGAGTGCCAACAGATCAGATTCCACAACAGATTCCATGCAATCACATCTTATGAGAGTGGAAACTCTGTAATTGTTATTCATTGAAGAGAACTACTGTAGCTAAAAGTATCTGTGTTGTTAGCCCAGTTAGTGTTTGGTggacatctttatttttttgtggcaTGAGATATTCATATAGAACCAGTAAGACTGAGCCTACATTAATGACACCAGTAAGCTTTCTACAGTCTTTGTCACTGGGGAGGATTGGATGGCTATATTGTGTCAGACATGTTTGTGATTCTGAAGGGCAAATGGGATACCAAGGTATAAACCAGGGCCTGACCGCCCTACAGTAGTTAGGTCGCCTTGGGTGATGGTGTCTGATGTTGAAAGACCAAAACACACAATGACCTCACTACACATGACTGATGATGCGCCACTGATGATGTGTCCAGGAGAGTGTAAGATAGAACCAACTAAGCTAGTGCTGTTTAGAATTTGTAGCACAGCTAGTTCCTTTATTGATAACAATCTAAAGAACAATTTAGTATGATCATTTCACACCTAATATCAGAGACAGTCGGGTTTCCccaaatttgtttttattacttcaccaccatcatcactttCTCACTGTTCCTTATTCAGCATCCTCCTTGCTTCGTTTGAGTCAGATCCCTATCTCTTTACTGCTTTGCTTCACTtcttcattttaaacatgtctCTGTTTAGTAAGAGTCCATTCATACTAGAAACATGACTAGACTAAGAGTTTCCCTAATGTACAATGCTCTATTAATCTTAGCTTTTTCCCTGTCAATGTACACTCAGACCCAATTACATGCAAAGTAGTATTCATAGTATTCATAGTATTGTGTAATTCAGAAATGTCCTCATTCTGACACACCCAATTCAGCTCATCAGCTAGTCAGAACATCTTTCATAAACTAATAGAAGAATATAAGAGTAGGTCAGCACTGTCGCGCTGCACTGTATCAAATTAATCATATTCCTCTCGCATTGTCAGATGAAACAGTTGTGATAGCTATtgactttttaatgttttggtcttcacacagagacaaaccTGATCTCAGTTCCACatactgtgagtgtgtgaaatcATGTGAATACATGGAAGAGCACAAGGCTTCTTGGAATTGTTGGAACATTGCCAGCTGCTTCATGCGTCATCATAAAAGCAGCTCAAGGGTCTTTCTTGCACACAGTCACAGTTCCtaacaaaatgtctttttagacactgcacaatttttttttatacaattagCACATTTGGCAACAGCACACGTAAAGGACTGAAAATACAGCAAATACAGCTGTGCATTGCCATTACTCGTGctgtgttattttaaatataagaagCTGAAGTATTTTGAAATGTAGACAATGGAAATTTCTAGGCATTTTTAAATAACTCTAGACTGAGAGAAACATTTATGCTTTTGCGCTGCAGTGGGGACCTTAcaaacaacatgtttatgaAATTGATGTTATagtgttggaaaaaaatattttgagccTTCACAGGCAAGACAAGACTAAGTCATATTTCACTTGAATTTATTACTGAGATTACTGATTAGTAAAACACTAGACttttatacattaaacatttatttccaaatgtgattttaatgcatacattttttttacagttgattttatgattttaatgcatacattttctg encodes:
- the zfand5a gene encoding AN1-type zinc finger protein 5a yields the protein MAQETNQSPVPILCTMGCGFYGNPRNNGMCSVCYKENLSRQQSSDRSPVSPLAGSPSSEMAAMQRLDGSLNKAEATCAESASEGMLAAASLPVTQQMTEMSISREEKSPSPTPHIAEAVISQPTSSCSPLSDVAKSPDSDKPKKNRCFTCRKRLGLTGFDCRCGQLFCGIHRYSDKHNCTYDYKAEAAAKIRKENPVVVADKIQRI